The Sphingomonas carotinifaciens genomic sequence CTGGGCATCCAGACGCAGAAGATGCCGCTGGCCGGCGACGTCGACCTGGACATCGTCGCGCGGCGGACCGAGCGGTTTACCGGCGCCGATCTGGAGGATGTGGTCCGCCGCGCCGGCCTGGTCGCGCTCAGGCGCTCGATCCGGTCGCAGGAAGTGACCATGGCCGATTTCGAGGAAGCGCTGGACGAGGCACGCGCCAGCGTCACGCCGGAAATGGAGCAGGATTACGAGCAGATCGCCGCCAAGCTGAAGCAGGATGCGGCCGCGATCCAGCCGATCGGCTTTGCCTTTCCGAACCGGTCGAAGGAGTGACGCCTTTCCCCTCTCCCCGGCGGGGAGAGGGGGTTATGGCCGTTCCCATTCGTAGGACCGCGTCACCGCGGCCACCGCAATCTCGCAGCGGTCGTACCAGCGTGCGCGACCCTCGGCGCGGATCGCCGCATGCGCGGGGTGTTCGCGCCATGCGATGGCGGCGGCCTCGTCCGCCCACCAGCTGACCGTGATCCCCAACCCGTTGGTGCCGCGCGCCGCGTCCACACCACGGTATCCGGGCTGCGCGGCGGCCAGACGATCCATCGCTTCGGCGGCTGCGGCATAGCCGGCCGCATCGGCGTCGGTGCGCTGCGACACGAAGATGACGGCGATCTGCCCGGTTCTGTCCATATGTTCACCCTGCCCCGTCCGGGCACCGTTTAGGCGTGGGCGAATGGGGGCGCCAGGGTCGTCCGCCGCACCGATGCAACCCAAAAGCTTGAAACACGTTTGCCACCTGTGCGACGGAGGGGGAGACCTCGCCGCCCGTGTGGGGACCACGAACGACAGGATCTCGATGCCCAGCTCGACCACCGCCGCGCGCCGTGCGCGTTCCCGACCCGCCGGCGTGCCGTCCCCCGGCCAGATGTTCTTCCAAGAATTTCTGAAACATCCGGTGATGGTCGGCTCGATCATCCCTTCCTCCAACAAGCTGATCCGCAAGATGCTGGCGCCCGTCGACTGGGCGAATACCAAGCTCTTCGTGGAATATGGCCCAGGCGTCGGTACCTTCTGCCGACCGATTTTGGAGCGGATGGCGCCCGATGCGACGCTGATCGCGATCGACACGAACGAAGATTTCTGCGGCTATCTGCGCCACACGATCACCGATTCCCGCTTTGTCGCGATCAACGGGTCGGCGGCGGACGTCGCCCAGATCATCAAGGATCACGGCCACGAGCACGCCGATTATGTGCTGTCGGGCCTGCCCTTCTCCACGCTGCCGGCCGGCGTCGGTCCCGCGATCGCCGCCGCCACGCATGAGGTGCTGCGCCCGGACGGTGCCTTCCTGGTCTATCAGTTCAGCCCGAAGGTGAAGGACTTCCTGCTGCCCCACTGGCAGCGGATCGACCATGACATGGAATGGTGGAACGTGCCCCCCGCCCAGCTTTACTGGGCCTGGAAGGACTGAAGGCGTTTTCAAACGCGCTTCATCGCGTTTCCAGACAGCCTCTGAGTTTCCCGGACGCCGGCCCTTAAAAAGGCCGGCGTTTCCATATCGGCCTCAGCGTAGCGCCCGGTTGGCCAGTGCGCCGCAATCGGCGTTGGTGGCAGTCGGCCCGCCATGACCGGTGATCGCGCGACCGATCGAGCGGAAGATGTTGCCGATCGACTTCACCTCGCGCGGGATGACCAGATCGGGCTGGCGAATCGTGCCGTTCATCAGGGCGGCACCGTCGAGCCGGAGGATCGCATCGCCCTTGGGCGCGCCGGTCAGGCGCAGTGCGATGCGCTCTTCGGGGAAGCGCACCGTGCCCGTGCCCTCCAGCTTGCTGCGCGTGGTATCCAGCACCAGCGGATCGACGCGGCCGGTGCCGTCCCGCATGTTCAGCCGCAGCACGAGGCAGCGCAGGCCGGCCGTCGAGTCGTCGCCGGCCACCAGCATGCGTCCGGCATCGAAGCCGAGCGCCGCGGCATAGCGGTCCGGCAGGGTGCCGTTTCGCACGACCAGCCCGATGAACCCGCGCGACCGGCCGATGGCGTCGCGGATCGTCTCCCCCGCGCCGGTCAGTTGCGCGCGGGCGGAAACCCGGCCGGTGAAGTCGCCGCCACCGCCGGCCAGCGACACCACGCTGGCATCCGACAGCCGCAGGTCGAGCGTCAGCGTCGGCCGGGTCGCGCCACCCCGTTGATCGACCTGGGCCGAGCCGCGGACCACCCCTTCCGTCAGGTTCAGGCGCAATTCGGGGATGCGGAGCAATTGGCGGTCTAGAACGAGCCTGCCCGCCATGGCGGTGATCGGAGAGGGGCCCTGAGCGCTAACGATGCGACCGACCTTGAAACGGATCGTGCCGTCGGTCGAATCGATCTTGCTGATGTCGATACGGGTGTTCGGTACGAGGCGCGGGCCGATGCGGCGTTCGAGTGCAGCGGCCTCCGCGCGACCCTCGGCCGAGGAAAGATCGTCGAAGTCGAACTGGCGGGAGGTGATCTCCCCGTCGAGCTTCGTGCGGTCGGTGCTTTTGTCGACGGTGATCCGGCCGGTGAGATCGGAGCGGCCGATCGTTCCTGTCAGGTCGGTGATCGTCCAGACCGGACGCTGATGCTGGACATGCGCGGACAATTGCACCGGGCGGGTGCGGAACAGCCCGGCCTCCACCACCGCATCGATCAGTTTCAGGTCGCTGGCGCGTGCGGTCAGATCCAGCGTCATCGCATTGGTGTCGAGCGCGCGGTCCATGCGGCCGACGGCGCGCATCGCCAGTGCCGGGCCGTCGATGACCGCGGTGAACGGCCAGGGGCCGGGGCGGACCGGTGCCCCGGTGACGCGGATCGCGACATCGGCACCGCGAATCGATCCGCGGCCTTCGGCACGCAATCCCGTATTGGGATCGGCGGCGAAGCGGACGGTGGCGGTCCGGTCCTGCTTGGAATCGCGGTAGCTGATGATGCTGCCGGTGAGGGTAAGATCCCGAAGATCGGTGGCGCCGCCGCCGCTTTCGCGCCGGCCGGGCCGCGACCAGTTGGTCCGGCCATTCCGGTCGCGAACCAGCGCGAGACGCAGCCCGCTGGCCTCCACCGCCTCGATCCGGAAATCCCCGGTGAGCAGCGCCCAGGCGGAAAAACGAACCTTTGCGGTATCGACCCGCGCGAAATCGCCGCTGCCGGCCCAGGCGGCCTGCGGGATGCGCAGGTGCCGGATGGCGATGACGGGGTGGAAGCCGATCGTGTCGACCCGCTCGACCGCGCCGATCGTGACGGGGCGACCAAAGCGCTCGGTCGCCTCACGCGTGACGATGCCGCGCAACACGCCCCAGGGGAACAGCGCCAGGACCAGCAGGCCGAGCAGCAAGGTCGCTGCAACCGTACCCAGGACGATCCGTGCCGTCCGCCCCTTCATGATCGTGCGCATCCCTTTGCCCGACGCGCCAGCCGCACGTTCGTTCCGGTTGCGTCAGGACCGCATCAAAAATCGATTGCGATACCCTTCAATTCCCAATCGCCATAACGGGTCGGGTCCTTGCCGAGCGGATCATGCTCCGGGCGCTTCTCCGCCTCGGGTTCGGGGACCGGCGGGTTGGGAGAGAGATAGGCCGGTGGTTTCACATGGTCTGGGCGCTGGCCCATGGGCGTGCCTTTCGGTAGCGGGGTGTGCCCCCCACATCGGGGTGCCAAGGAGCTTTGCCAAGTGAATCGACCCCCGCGCCGGCCCAATCATCCCGTTCGTCAAGCCGAGCCGCTGGGCACGGCAAGCCGGCGCGCGGCCCTGCGCCTGCTGGACGCGGTGCTGCGCCGGGGGGAACCGCTGGAGGCGGCGCTGGCCTCGGCGACGCGCGACCTGCATGGCGGGCCCGATCGCGGGCTGGCCCATGCGATCGCGGCGGAAACGCTGCGCCGCCTGCCCGATCTGGACGCGCTGATCGATTCGGCGACCAGGAACCAGTTGCCCGACGATGCCAAGGCGCGGTCGGCACTGCGCATCGCGCTGGTCCAGGTGCTGTCGCTGGGTACGCCGCCGCATGCCGCCATCTCCACCGTACTGCCGCTGGTCGATGGCGGCCCGCGCAAGCTGGTCCACGGCGTGTTCGGCACGCTGATGCGGCAGGGGGTGTCCCTGCCGGAAGTCCCGGAGTTGCCGGGCGTGACGGCGGAACGCTGGGCGGCGCAGTGGGGCGATGCGATGGTGGATGCGGCCGAGCAGGCGATCGCCGCGCCGCCGCCGCTCGACCTGACGCTGGCCGATCCCGGCGCGACCGCGGACTGGGCGGAGCGGCTGGGCGGTACCAGCCTGATGCCGGGCCATGTCCGCCTGCACGATGCGGCGTCGGTGCCCGAGCTGCCGGGGTTTGAGGAAGGCGCGTGGTGGGTGCAGGACGCGGCCGCGTCGATGCCGGCACGGTTGCTGGGGTCGGGCGCCGGCACCGTGCTGGACCTGTGCGCCGCCCCCGGCGGCAAGACGCTGCAACTGGCGGCGGCGGGGTGGCAGGTGACCGCGCTCGATGCATCGCCCACCCGGCTGGAGCGGCTGCGCGCCAATCTGGAGCGGACCGGGCTGGCCGCGGAGGTGGTGTGCGCCGACGTGCTGCAATGGGCGCCGCCCGCACCCGTCGATGCGATCCTGATCGATGCGCCGTGCAGCGCGACGGGCATCTTCCGCCGGCATCCGGACGTGCTGTACCGCGTCCGCCCCTCGGTGATCGCCGAGATGGCGGCACTGCAGGCCAAAATCCTGTCGCGCGCCGCCGGATGGCTGCGGCCGGGCGGGCGCATGGTCTATGCCACCTGCTCGCTGGAGCCGGAGGAAGGCGAGGCGCAGCTGGAGGCGTTTCTGGCCGCGCATCCGGATTATACGCTGTGCAGCGTCCAGGCGCCGCTGCCCGTCGGCAAATCCACGCCTTATATCCGCACCCTGCCCAGCGACATGGCCGAACAGGGGCGGTGCGACGGCTTCTTTATCGCGCTGCTGGAACGCAACGGCTGACTTAACCTTTCATTAGCCCTAGAGACCATTGCCCATGCAGCCCGTCCGTATCGCCCCGTCCATCCTGTCCGCCGACTTCGCCAAGCTGGGGGAGGAGGTGCGCGCCATCGACGCCGCCGGCGCGGACTGGATCCATATCGACGTGATGGACGGGCATTTCGTGCCCAACATCACCATCGGCCCGGCGGTGGTGAAGGCGCTGCGCCCCCACACGACCAAGCCGTTCGACGTGCATCTGATGATCTCGCCGATCGACCAGTATCTGGATGCCTTTGCGGAAGCCGGCGCGGACACGATCACCGTGCACCCGGAGGCGGGGCCGCATATCCACCGCACCATCCAGCACATCAAGGGGCTGGGCAAGCGCGCGGGCGTGGTGCTGAACCCCGCGACGCCGGCCAAGATGCTGGATTACCTGATCGACATGGTCGACCTGGTGCTGGTGATGAGCGTCAATCCCGGTTTCGGCGGGCAAAGCTTCATCGACAGCCAGTTGAAGAAGATCGCCGCGATCCGGAAGATGATCGAGATGAGCGGCCGGGCGATCGACCTGGAGGTGGATGGCGGCGTCGATGCCACCCATGCCCGGCGATGCATCGAGGCGGGCGCGGACGCGCTGGTCGCGGGCACCGCGGCGTTCCGGGGCGGGCCCGACATGTACGCCGCCAATATCGCGGCCCTGCGCGGATGAACCAGCCGCTGGACGCGCCGGACGGTATCGAGGAGGGCAAGCGCCTTGTCCGCGTCGGGGGCACGAGCGGGCTGTCGCTGGCGGAGCGGCTTGCCGAGCGCTTCCACCGGCTGACCTGGCGGACGCCGATCCACGGCATGCGCCTGAACGGCCGGCATCCGTTGAAGCTGATCGCGGTGCCCGACGATCCCGTGCTGGGCGACGCGACGCGCGGCTATGCGCTGCTCGACGGCTTTGTCCGCTATCGCGGCGCGGAGCGCGAGATCGACAAGCTGTGGTTTACGCAGGCCGGGCTGACCGGGCCGATCGCCGAATATCTGCACGGCTTCGCCTGGCTGCGCGACCTGTCCACGGTGGCGACGCGGCAACAGGGCGCGCCGGTGGCGGAGTTCCTGATGGCCCGCTGGCTGGATGCGCATGCCGAGACGGTGGACGCGCTGGCGTGGCGGCCCGATCTGTGGGGCAGGCGCATCCTGTTCTGGACCAGCCATGCGCCGCTGATCCTGTCGTCGACCGACCTGGTGTACCGCTCCAAGGTGCTGAACGCGATGGCGCGCGGGGCGCGGCACCTGGACCGCGGGGCGGACAAGGCCCCGGCGGGCGCGCCGCGCATCGCGGCATGGTGCGGCGTGGTGGCGGCGGGATTGCTGATCCCCGGCGGCGAGCCGCGGCTGGCCTTTGGCGAGGCAGGGCTGACGCGCGCGCTGGGCACCGGATTGTTCGACGATGGCGGATCGGTGTCGCGCAGCCCGGGCCAGTTGCTCGATTCGATCATGCTGCTCGCCATGCTGCGCGAATCCTATGCCGCGGTCGGCAAGACGCTGCCCGAGGATATCGCGGCGACGCTGCAACGGATGGTGTCCGCGCTGCTGGGCGTGATGCATCCCGACCGGGCGCTGTCGAGCTGGCAGGGTGCCGGTCCCGAACAGCCCGAACAGATCGCCGCGATCATCGAGGCGTCGGGCGTGCGCACCCGGCCGCTGCGCCAGCCGCGCAACTGGGGGTATCAGCGTCTCGCCGGCGGCGGTGCGGTGCTGGTCGTCGATGCCGCCCCGCCGCCGATCGCGCAGGTGGTGGATGGCGGCTGCGCCTCGACCCTGGCGTTCGAGTTCTCGGACGGGCCGGAACGGATCGTGGTCAATTGCGGCGGCGCGCGTGCCGCGATCGAGCAATTGCCGATGCGGCTGGCCGATGGCCTGCGCACCACCGCGGCGCACTCGACCCTGGTGGTGGGCGATTCGAACTCCACCGCGATCCATGCCGACGGCACGCTGGGCCGGGGCGTCGGACAGGTGGAACTCAGCCGCCAGGAATCGGAGGCGGCGAGCCGGATCGAGGCGAGCCATGACGGCTATGTCCGCCGCTGGGGCTTCGTCCACCGCCGGCAATTGCTGTTGACCGGTGACGGGCGCGAACTGCGTGGCGAGGACGCGTTGCTGCCGCAAGGGCGCAAGCGCCGCACCGGCACGACGCCCTTCGCCTTGCGCTTCCACCTGGGCGAGGAGGTGGAGGCGGTGTTGAGCCCGGAAGGATCGGCGGCGGTGCTGCGCATGACCAGCGGCGCCTTGTGGCAGTTCCGCTGCCGCGGCGGTGCGCTGGTGATCGAGGATTCGTTGTGGATCGATCCCGATGGTCGCCCGGTCGAGACGCAGCAACTGGTCGTCACCGGTGAGGCGCCGGCGGGCGGCGGGCATGTAAGCTGGGCCTTGAAGCGCGCGCTGTGACCGTTACAGGGCTTCGGCGGTGTTCCCCTCCACTCCCGGAGCCCCGATGACCCATATTCCCGTGAAGCGCGCCCTTCTGTCCGTATCCGACAAGACGGGGGTGATCGACCTTGCCCGCGCGCTTGCCGAACGGGGCGTCGACCTCGTCTCGACCGGCGGCACCGCCAAGGCGATCCGCGACGCCGGCCTGCCCGTGCGCGACATTTCCGACGTCACCGGTTTCCCCGAGATGATGGACGGGCGGGTCAAGACGCTGCACCCGATGGTGCATGGCGGCCTGCTCGCGGTGCGCGACGATGCGGCCCACGCGCGCGCAATGGAAGAGCATGGCATCGGCGCGATCGATCTCGTCGTCGTCAACCTCTACCCCTTCCAGCAGACGGTGGCCAAGGGCGCCGGGCGCGACGAGATCATCGAGAATATCGATATCGGCGGCCCCTCGATGGTGCGTTCGGCCGCGAAGAACCATGCCTATGTCGCGATCCTGACCGATCCGTCGGATTATGACGCGTTCCTCGCCGAGCTGGCCACGAACGACGGCGCCAGCGGCATCGACATGCGCCGCCGCCTCGCCGCCAAGGCCTATGCCGCGACCGCGGCCTATGATGCGGCGATCGCGCAGTGGTTCGCCTTTGCCGACCAGGGCGAGGCATTTCCGACGACGCTGCCCATGGCCTATACGCGTCATCACGAGCCGCTGCGCTATGGCGAGAATCCGCACCAGGTGGCAGCGCTCTACCTGCCGCAAAAGGGGGCGCGAGGCATCGCCCAGGCCGAGCAGTTGCAGGGCAAGGCGCTGAGCTACAACAACCTGAACGATGCCGATGCCGCGCTGGAGCTGGTGTCCGAGTTCATCGACGGGCCGCCCACCGTCGTCATCGTCAAGCATGCCAATCCGTGCGGCGTGGCGAGCGGCGATACGCTGCTGGATGCATACAAGGCGGCGTTCGCGTGCGACACCGTGTCGGCGTTCGGCGGCATCATCGCGTGCAACCGCCCGCTGGATGCGGAAACCGCCGAGGCGATCTCGGGGATCTTCACCGAGGTGGTGGTGGCGCCCGATGCCAGCCCGGAGGCGCGGGCGATCTTTGCCAGGAAGAAGAACCTGCGCCTGCTGCTGTCGGGTGAGTTGCCGAACCCGGCACGCCCCGGCCTGATGGTGAAGTCGATCGCGGGCGGGCTGCTGGTGCAGAGCCGCGACAATGGCCGGCTGACCGACGACATGCTGAAGGTCGTGACCAGGCGCGCGCCGACGGAGCAGGAGCTGGCCGATTGCCGCTTCGCCTGGACGGTGGCCAAGCATGTGAAGTCGAACGCGATCGTCTATGCCAAGGGCGGCAGCACGGCCGGCGTCGGCGCCGGGCAGATGAACCGGCTCGAATCGGCGCGCATCGCCGCCTGGAAGGCCAAGGACGCCGCGGACAAGGCCGGCTGGGCCGAGCCGCGCACGATCGGATCGGCAGTCGCGTCGGATGCATTCTTCCCGTTCGCCGACGGATTGCTGGCGGCAGTGGAGGCCGGCGCCACCGCGGTGATCCAGCCGGGCGGGTCGATCCGCGACGACGAGGTGATCGCCGCCGCCGACGAGGCCGGGCTGGCGATGGTCTTCACCGGCATGCGCCACTTCCGGCATTGATGTCACCCGACCTGACCCGGCCTTGTGTGCTGTTCGCGCCATGGCCGGGTCAGCCACAAAAGCCTTGCGCGGGGATGAGGGGGGACGTCGATGCTTGCCATGGCGGTAGTGCTGGCACTGGGAATTGAGGCGCCCGTCGCGTTGTGGACGGTGCCGGCACAGGCGGAATGGGCGTCGGGGGACGAGCATCACCTGAACGTGCGGCTCGAACGTCCGGATACCGCGATTTCGATGCGCGGCGAAGTGCAGTTGCGCGCCGTCCTTGCCGTACAAGGCTCGGCATTCAGGATTTCGCGCTTCCTCAAGCCGACAGGCGGGATCGCCTTCGATGTGATGGATATGCAGGGTCGACGGGTTGCGCCGCTGGAACCGCCGGCTACATCCCCGCCGGCGCCGCCACAGTCGTCCGACGGGCTTACTGTGGTGCGCCCAGGCCAGCCCATGACCTTGCAGGTGGCAGAGTTTCCACGCTGGGTGTTTCCGGGCCCCGGCCGCTACCGGGTGCGGCTTCTCGTCTCGCTGATGAACATCGCGGCCACACCAGCTCGCTATCAGCAGTGGTTCAGCAATACCGTCACGGTCGACGTGATCGACTGAACCGCTTAGCGCGTCACCCCGCCCGCATGCGGCAGGGTCGCTTCCTCGGCATCGGGCATCTTGCCGAACAGGGCGCGGTCGGCAGGGCCGAAGGCGAAGCGCCAGAGGACGAAGAGATAGGTCGCCAGGATCGCCGGTTCGCCGACGACCAGTTCCACCCATTCGAGATGCGCCGGCAGGGCGGTGAAGCCCACGCCGACCACCATTGCGGCCCCGAGCG encodes the following:
- a CDS encoding heparinase II/III family protein; translation: MNQPLDAPDGIEEGKRLVRVGGTSGLSLAERLAERFHRLTWRTPIHGMRLNGRHPLKLIAVPDDPVLGDATRGYALLDGFVRYRGAEREIDKLWFTQAGLTGPIAEYLHGFAWLRDLSTVATRQQGAPVAEFLMARWLDAHAETVDALAWRPDLWGRRILFWTSHAPLILSSTDLVYRSKVLNAMARGARHLDRGADKAPAGAPRIAAWCGVVAAGLLIPGGEPRLAFGEAGLTRALGTGLFDDGGSVSRSPGQLLDSIMLLAMLRESYAAVGKTLPEDIAATLQRMVSALLGVMHPDRALSSWQGAGPEQPEQIAAIIEASGVRTRPLRQPRNWGYQRLAGGGAVLVVDAAPPPIAQVVDGGCASTLAFEFSDGPERIVVNCGGARAAIEQLPMRLADGLRTTAAHSTLVVGDSNSTAIHADGTLGRGVGQVELSRQESEAASRIEASHDGYVRRWGFVHRRQLLLTGDGRELRGEDALLPQGRKRRTGTTPFALRFHLGEEVEAVLSPEGSAAVLRMTSGALWQFRCRGGALVIEDSLWIDPDGRPVETQQLVVTGEAPAGGGHVSWALKRAL
- a CDS encoding class I SAM-dependent methyltransferase; amino-acid sequence: MPSSTTAARRARSRPAGVPSPGQMFFQEFLKHPVMVGSIIPSSNKLIRKMLAPVDWANTKLFVEYGPGVGTFCRPILERMAPDATLIAIDTNEDFCGYLRHTITDSRFVAINGSAADVAQIIKDHGHEHADYVLSGLPFSTLPAGVGPAIAAATHEVLRPDGAFLVYQFSPKVKDFLLPHWQRIDHDMEWWNVPPAQLYWAWKD
- the purH gene encoding bifunctional phosphoribosylaminoimidazolecarboxamide formyltransferase/IMP cyclohydrolase, which translates into the protein MTHIPVKRALLSVSDKTGVIDLARALAERGVDLVSTGGTAKAIRDAGLPVRDISDVTGFPEMMDGRVKTLHPMVHGGLLAVRDDAAHARAMEEHGIGAIDLVVVNLYPFQQTVAKGAGRDEIIENIDIGGPSMVRSAAKNHAYVAILTDPSDYDAFLAELATNDGASGIDMRRRLAAKAYAATAAYDAAIAQWFAFADQGEAFPTTLPMAYTRHHEPLRYGENPHQVAALYLPQKGARGIAQAEQLQGKALSYNNLNDADAALELVSEFIDGPPTVVIVKHANPCGVASGDTLLDAYKAAFACDTVSAFGGIIACNRPLDAETAEAISGIFTEVVVAPDASPEARAIFARKKNLRLLLSGELPNPARPGLMVKSIAGGLLVQSRDNGRLTDDMLKVVTRRAPTEQELADCRFAWTVAKHVKSNAIVYAKGGSTAGVGAGQMNRLESARIAAWKAKDAADKAGWAEPRTIGSAVASDAFFPFADGLLAAVEAGATAVIQPGGSIRDDEVIAAADEAGLAMVFTGMRHFRH
- a CDS encoding RsmB/NOP family class I SAM-dependent RNA methyltransferase, with the protein product MNRPPRRPNHPVRQAEPLGTASRRAALRLLDAVLRRGEPLEAALASATRDLHGGPDRGLAHAIAAETLRRLPDLDALIDSATRNQLPDDAKARSALRIALVQVLSLGTPPHAAISTVLPLVDGGPRKLVHGVFGTLMRQGVSLPEVPELPGVTAERWAAQWGDAMVDAAEQAIAAPPPLDLTLADPGATADWAERLGGTSLMPGHVRLHDAASVPELPGFEEGAWWVQDAAASMPARLLGSGAGTVLDLCAAPGGKTLQLAAAGWQVTALDASPTRLERLRANLERTGLAAEVVCADVLQWAPPAPVDAILIDAPCSATGIFRRHPDVLYRVRPSVIAEMAALQAKILSRAAGWLRPGGRMVYATCSLEPEEGEAQLEAFLAAHPDYTLCSVQAPLPVGKSTPYIRTLPSDMAEQGRCDGFFIALLERNG
- a CDS encoding DUF1674 domain-containing protein → MGQRPDHVKPPAYLSPNPPVPEPEAEKRPEHDPLGKDPTRYGDWELKGIAIDF
- the rpe gene encoding ribulose-phosphate 3-epimerase: MQPVRIAPSILSADFAKLGEEVRAIDAAGADWIHIDVMDGHFVPNITIGPAVVKALRPHTTKPFDVHLMISPIDQYLDAFAEAGADTITVHPEAGPHIHRTIQHIKGLGKRAGVVLNPATPAKMLDYLIDMVDLVLVMSVNPGFGGQSFIDSQLKKIAAIRKMIEMSGRAIDLEVDGGVDATHARRCIEAGADALVAGTAAFRGGPDMYAANIAALRG
- a CDS encoding AsmA family protein, producing the protein MRTIMKGRTARIVLGTVAATLLLGLLVLALFPWGVLRGIVTREATERFGRPVTIGAVERVDTIGFHPVIAIRHLRIPQAAWAGSGDFARVDTAKVRFSAWALLTGDFRIEAVEASGLRLALVRDRNGRTNWSRPGRRESGGGATDLRDLTLTGSIISYRDSKQDRTATVRFAADPNTGLRAEGRGSIRGADVAIRVTGAPVRPGPWPFTAVIDGPALAMRAVGRMDRALDTNAMTLDLTARASDLKLIDAVVEAGLFRTRPVQLSAHVQHQRPVWTITDLTGTIGRSDLTGRITVDKSTDRTKLDGEITSRQFDFDDLSSAEGRAEAAALERRIGPRLVPNTRIDISKIDSTDGTIRFKVGRIVSAQGPSPITAMAGRLVLDRQLLRIPELRLNLTEGVVRGSAQVDQRGGATRPTLTLDLRLSDASVVSLAGGGGDFTGRVSARAQLTGAGETIRDAIGRSRGFIGLVVRNGTLPDRYAAALGFDAGRMLVAGDDSTAGLRCLVLRLNMRDGTGRVDPLVLDTTRSKLEGTGTVRFPEERIALRLTGAPKGDAILRLDGAALMNGTIRQPDLVIPREVKSIGNIFRSIGRAITGHGGPTATNADCGALANRALR
- a CDS encoding antibiotic biosynthesis monooxygenase family protein — protein: MDRTGQIAVIFVSQRTDADAAGYAAAAEAMDRLAAAQPGYRGVDAARGTNGLGITVSWWADEAAAIAWREHPAHAAIRAEGRARWYDRCEIAVAAVTRSYEWERP